The Paramormyrops kingsleyae isolate MSU_618 chromosome 11, PKINGS_0.4, whole genome shotgun sequence genome includes a window with the following:
- the LOC140593419 gene encoding uncharacterized protein, with translation MLSLMVMDKVLPFLVDTGATYSTLNVVLEKHHLSASTVTVVGFSGEEQRLPITKPVKVVVGKQTFLHPFVVSPSVPVNLLGKDMLVKLGASILCSADGLVVTLPEGTRLNCDARTMGTKQAIQGCPLPDGVTLIQYVDDLLIAAPTSEVALQATQSVLLRLLEKGFKIQETRPGNQPPEPHTAEWVVLKVIKRKLSEPRWTGPFRVTERTSHAVRLKGKGDTWFHWSQCAAAEEPGRTIAEIQKDLGEDTQSVSSAEPDATQVSTEGQNNPLT, from the exons atgCTCTCCCTCATGGTCATGGATAAGGTACTGCCGTTCTTGGTGGACACGGGAGCCACGTACTCCACTCTTAACGTGGTCCTAGAGAAACATCACTTGTCTGCCTCAACAGTGACCGTGGTGGGCTTCTCCGGGGAGGAACAGAGACTGCCAATAACGAAACCTGTGAAGGTTGTGGTGGGGAAACAGACCTTCCTCCACCCTTTTGTTGTGTCTCCTTCAGTTCCAGTGAATCTCCTGGGCAaggacatgctggtgaagttGGGGGCCTCAATTTTGTGCAGTGCAGATGGACTGGTGGTTACCCTGCCGGAAGGCACTCGCCTGAATTGTGACGCCCGGACCATGGGGAC AAAGCAGGCTATCCAGGGATGTCCTCTCCCAGACGGTGTTACTCTCATCCAATACGTGGATGATCTCCTGATTGCTGCCCCAACATCGGAGGTGGCCCTACAGGCTACTCAGTCAGTATTGCTCCGACTGTTGGAAAAAGGGTTCAAG atccaggaaacGAGACCTGGGAATCAGCCACCCGAACCACACACGGCAGAGTGGGTcgtcctgaaagtcatcaaacggaagttgTCAGAACCCAGATGGACCGGCCCCTTCCGAGTtactgagaggacgtcacacgcagttcgtctaaaaggcaaaggtgacacgtggttccattggagccagtgtgcagctgcagaggagccaggcaggacaATCGCAGAGATCCAGAAGGACCTCGGAGAAGACAcccagagcgtcagttcggc